From the Flavobacterium gyeonganense genome, the window TGTACTGATTGATTTTTTGTGAAGCTACAGAAAGTAAAATTCCTCCTTCGTTTTCGTAAACCCTTACTTTGTCAATAATTTGTCTTGGGTCATTAATGTCTATTTTCGAAATATGATCAGCTCCATAAATCACCAGGTATCTCACTTTTGTATTTAAAGGCGATTTTATACTGAATGTATAACGAAGACTGTCTTTTGTGTATTCATTGACAACTGGCGTGTCAATAATAACACGTTTAAGATTAGGAACTGCCGGTGGAAGAGCCGGATACAAATATTGATTTTCTTCTAAATGACGAACAATATCAAAGTTTTTGTCCATGAACCATTTAGCACTGAAATAAGCGCTTCCGCTTACGTTTTTGAAACTTCTCAAATAATCGATCTGATTCGGGATTTCTGACATGAAATTCCAGCTTTTATCACTGTCTCCTCTAATTTTATAGGATGCGTGACCGATGTAAATGGCTGTATTATTTGAATTCTCAGACCACCATTTTACTAATTTTGAGTAATTGGCAACACGATTGTTCATGCTCCAATAGAGTTGTGGCAGAATGTAATCAATCCATTTCTGGTCCATCCATAAAACCGGATCTGCATATAAATCGTCATAATTTGAAGTTGACTGTGTCTCGGAACCTTTTGGGTCTACCGATTTATTTCGCCAAACCCCAAACGGACTGATTCCGAATTGCACCCACGGTTTGCTGGCTTTTATAGTAGTAGAAATCGTGTGTACAAAATTGCTCACATTGGCACGACGCCAGTCCGCAAGCGATAAGCCGCTTCCGTATTTTTTGAAGGATGCTGTGTCGTTAAACACTTTTCCAGGAACGGCATAGGGATAAAAATAATCATCAAAGTGAATGGCGTCGATGTCGTATTTGTCAACAACCTCTTTCACCACTTTGGTTAAATGCGACTGAACTTCCGGCAAAGCTGGATCATAATATAGTTTTCCTCCATATTCAATCATCCATTCCGGATGTTTGAAAATATCGTGATTAGGGCTTAATTGCTGTTTATTTAAATCGAAAGTCGCGCGGTATGGGTTCATCCAGGCATGAAATTCAAAACCTCTTTCGTGTGCCTGCTCGATCATCCAGGCCAATGCATCATAATACGGACTCGGAGCCTGACCTTCCTTGCCTGTTAAAAACCTTGACCATGGCGCTAGTTCTGAAGGGTAAAAAGCATCACCGACACTTCTAATCTGAACAATTACGGCATTGTAATTCAGTTTTTTGTAAGCCTCTAAAATTCCGATATAATCTGCTTTTTCTTTTTCAACGTTATCAATCGCCGTTTTGGGCCAGTCAATATTTACAACAGTTGCAATCCAGACACCTCTAAATTCATTTTTAGGATGTTTGTGTTTCTCCTGTGAACTGATATTCCATCCAAAGAAAAATAAAAATATGATGGAGTATATTAGGTGTTGATTTTTATGCATTTCAATCTTTTTTAACAGAAACCAAAAATAGTTTTTTTAACCGACTATCGTAAATAATTCAGAAATTATAATTTAAACGTTATTTGTTTGGTTTTCATGTAATTGTTTTGGCTTTTTATACGATTAGTTTGTAACTGAATTTGATTATTCATTTTTGAAGCAGAACGATTAGGCTTTTCTAATAAGCATCGTCCCGCTTTCCGATACAAACGAAGTTCACTGAACTCCGATTAAAAATAAAAATTAAGTGAAGTAATCTTTTGTGCCGAACCCCGGCACAAAAGGATTTCTACTTCAAACAAAGTTCACTGAACTCCAATAAAAATAGAAGTTAAGTGAAGTAATCGGGGCTAAAGAGAAACATTTTGATTTTTTGAGAACATTCCAAAATAATAATCCAAGGTTAATTTTAATCCGGAAACGAAATTTTACCCATCGTTACAGAAGGAATTCCTTTGTTTGTACCAAAATTATAATGGCCGCCGGCAACCGTTTCATTGGCTAAAACCGCAAATAAAACCGCTTCTTTGGCATCGCTTAAAATACCCAAATCATCGCTTTTTTGAAATTCGAAAGGCAATAATTCTTTTAACCATTTCACCAATAACGGATTGTTAGTGCCACCTCCCGACATATATACTTTGAATTCCTCAATTGGTGTTCCGCTGTTTTTAACTACAAACTGAATCGCTTCTGCAATTGTCTCTGCGCTCAGGCGTGTTAAAGTAGCCAGCAAATCTGGTGCCGAAATGTTTTCGAGTTTGGTTTTTGAAAGTGCCAAATCAACAAAACTTTTGTTGAATAATTCCTGCCCGATGGTTTTTGGGAAACTTTTCGTGAAGAAAGCATCGTTTTTTAGTTCCGACAAAAGAATTTGATTTACGATTCCTCTTTGGGCGATTTCGGCATCTTTATCGTAACTTTTTTCAGGGAAAAACTGTTTGGTGAAAATGTCGATTAAGGTATTGGCTGTTCCGGTATCGGTTACAAAAACTTCCTCGGCGTTTAGGGAAGCGGGCAGATAGGTAAAGTTTGCGATTCCGCCCATGTTGAGCATGATTCGGTTTTCGCCTTTTTTGCTGAATAATAAATAATCGCCATAAACGGCCAAAGGTGCGCCTTCGCCACCCGCTGCAACGTGTTTTTGCCTGAAATCTGAAAGTGTGATAATTCCGGTTTTTACGGCAATATGGTCGCCATCACCAATTTGCAAAGTCGCATTTGGGAATTTTTCCTGCTGATGCAAAAACTTCGGAGCATGCAAAACTGTTTGTCCATGGGAAGCGATTAACTCGACTTCACTTGCCTGAATATTCCATTTGGCTAAACTCTCATTAATCATGCTGGCATGTAATATTCCAATCCATTCGTTTAGTAATGCCAAATGCTGAAAATCTATGGTTTTCTGGGCAAACACTTTACGGATTTCGGTTTTAATGTCTTCGGAATAATTGATGGTTTCGAATTCCAGAATTTTTACAGCGGTATTTTCGCCAGCTCCGGAAATAGCACAAAGCGCAATATCAAGCCCGTCCAGCGAAGTTCCGGACATTAAACCTATTATTTTTCGGGTTTGTTTTTGGGCAATATTATAGAGAGCGGTTATGTTTTTGTTCATTTTGATGGAGGCTTTTTTTTGATTATGCTAAAATCGGAATGTTTTGGGGGTAAATTTAGGGAAAGTTGGGGATTTTTTGGTTTTAGAAAACGGGTATATATACGTGTTGTTCAATTTTCATTTATCTCTATCCTTGTTTTAAAATAAGCTTATGGTTTTCCATAATAGTTATAATGATTAAAAATTTAAATTTGTTTTTTTAAATAATATATTAAATATGATTATAGATTTTTTAAAAGGAAGTGCGTTAGTAGCATTCGTTGTAGGATTTTGGGATAAGATAAAGACCGTAATATGGATAATTATATCGACATTTATTCAAAAAATTGAGATTAAAAGTGAAGATACGCATGATGCTATAGTTGCATATTTGATAACAAATTATAAAAAAATATCAAGTTATGATAGGGTTTATGGCTCACAATATGAGTCATATAGAAATGGAAAATATGGACTTGTTCCATATGAAAAATATGGAGTAAAATCTATAATATTTTTAACTGAGAAAAAGTTTTTGAAGCTTTTTAGGCTTCCTTTTTATTTTACCCACACAAACCCTCATACAGAAATAGGAAATGACAACAATCCTCATTCGATAAGTGAAACTGACAAGACTTATTCATATATTTTTTGTTTACGATTTACTGTTAACTTCGATGAAATTGTAACTAAATCAATAATTGGGAGAAATAACGTAAGTTGGAATATTGATGAAAAGGAAGAGAATTCAAATAGATTCAATATCTATTATTTTCCTGAGAGAGAATATGGTGGAAGTGAGCGACATGGACATAATTCTGGTTATGCATGGTATAAACAGAATCAATATCGGATCTTGGGTGTAACACAAGATGAATTAGGTAGAGAAAGGAAAAGTAATGGAAAAGCACTAGAGAATCTTTTTTTTCCTAAAAAAATTAAGAATTTAATTGACATTATTGGACTCTGGGTAAAAAGCCAAAATTGGTACAAGGAAAAAGGAATCCCATGGAAAAGAGGTTGGCTTTTGTATGGTCCTCCAGGTACAGGAAAAACTGCATTGGCACGTGCTTTTGCAGAAGATTTGGATATGCCAATTTATTTTTTTTCGATAGGTCAATTATCAAATAATGAATTTGTAAAATCTTGGCAAAGTATGCAACTTAATGTTCCTTGTATTGCACTCATTGAAGATATTGACAATGTTTTTGATAAAAGGAAAAATATAGCCCAAAATTCAATGGTTTTGTCAGGTTTATTACAAAACAGTGATGATGGAGCTAACACGGAAAATCAGTCTATGAAGATGCCTTTGACATTTGATACATTACTAAATTGTATTGATGGGGTTGATAAATCAGAAGGTGTTTTTACTATAATAACTACTAATGATATTACAAAAATTGATTCAGCGATTGGGGTTCCTCAGACTCTTGATGATGGAACGCTAAATTTTGTTTCCACAAGACCAGGAAGAATTGATAAAGCAATTGAGCTTACATATATGGAAAGAGAAAATAAAATTGAGATGGCTAATAAGATACTTGGAGATTTTAATGATGAATTAGAAAAGGTATTAGAGTATATTAGGACAGAAACTCAGGAAACTCCGGCTCAATTTCAAGAATATTGTTCACAAATAGCTTTACAAGAATATTGGAAAATTAATCAATAGGTTTCTAGAGATGTTTAAAATAGAATATACTATTCAATTAACATCAATATTATGTTAGATTAATATAAACCTAACTAGCGCTCGTTTACCAACAAATCTGGTGCTTGATTGCATCGAGTACCTACTTATATTATGTAACCGAAACGTAGCGTTTGCAACGCGAATAATTAAAGTAAAACTTTCATAAAATTGAAATGATACAGTCTCAATTTCAGTAGATTTATATTAAGTCCTAAAAATATCCGCTTTGTAAACGCTATGTTTAAAATTCAAAAGAAAATAGGTAATCGATGCAATCGAGCAACAGAATTACCGTTCTAATATTTCTAACAATATTATTTACAGGTGAAATCTTGTAAAATCAATAAAAATTATATCTTTGCTTTGCTAAAATACCTTAGGAAATTATCCTGAAAACTTTATAAGTTAACATAAGCGATTCCCTCGCCATGATGTACCTGCGGAAACAATGGTAAATCTATCCTATATGGGTATTTTAGCACATCTAAAGCGAGGGTTTCGTGCGTTTAATATTTTCGATTATGCTAAAAGAAAATCAAAAAACATCTCATCACGATGTCATGCCATCTATGGCCAATTTCGTTTCAGACCTTTGGTTTGAGGGAGATTTTAAAAAACAGCCTCTGTACCTGTTGGAAATTTTTGAACTAATGCTCGCAACAGAATTAGGCGACGATCAGGATTTAAGACTCAAAATGCTAAGCTGTTTAAGAACCAGCAGAAATCTGGCAGAAACGTTGTCAGCGTTTTCAGATGAGCAGATTATCAAGGCTTGCAGAAAGACAGCGGTAAAATTTACTTAAAGTCAATTATTAAAATTTAGAATATTATTAAAGCTTCGCAATATGCGGAGCTTTTTTTGTATCAACAATTCCTATGGTATTCGATGCAATCGAGCACCAGAATTAGCGAACAACTACTCTTAATTTGATGATATTCTTTTGCAAAGTTTTATTGTTTTATAATTTCATATCCCATTTTTTTTGGTTTTGTCACTATATCATTGTCAATCCATTTTGTTTTAATAAAATATTTTCCTTTATCTTCAATTAATATAAATTCAGGATTCATTTTTGCACCTAACTTATAGCCATTTAAGTTTTTTAAATGATTTAATACTAATTCATTATCATTCTCTTTCGTAGTTAATAAATCTTTAAATCCTATTTGATAACCGTCTCCAGTAGCTATAATGCTATCGTTTGAGATTTCAATGTCTAAATTCCAGCCGGCATTTTCTCCTCCAATTTTTCCATAACTAAAATAAGTTGAATATTTTCCAATCCATTTATTAGATATTTTGCTTAAAACAGTTTTGGAGTTTGATTGATTAATAATTTTATCTATAAAGTTACTTCTCCATTTAGTTTCACTTTTATCGTCTTTTTCATTTAAAACTTTAAAACTTTCAAGCTTTTCCCAATTGTTATTTGAATTTAAGTAAAACAAATCCGTAGTTCTAGGGGTTTTGAAATTGTACGGAGAATCCATACCAACAAATTCTGTATATTTTTTATCAATGAAAAATAACCAAATGTCAAATTCATTACTTAAACTATTATTATTTTTTACTTTATCAATTAATATATTATTCACTTCATAAATTTCACCACTTATATTTTCAGTTTGCTTATTATACCAATTCTTTGCACCAATTTTTGGTATAATTATAAAAAATAAGGAAGAACCATCTTTGGTAAACAGTTCATCACAATTTTTAAATACACCATCATCTTCTACACAGATATCCTGTAGGTTTTTCAAAAAATCTGTATTTTGACTTTTGTTTACAGTTTTTTTGTTAATTATACTTTTAGTATTATTTATCTTTAATGTATTTGCTTTTTCTTGACAGCTAGTGAATGAATAAACAATCAATGCAATCATTAATATTCCTTTTTTCATTTTTATAATTTTTTGGTGTAATTTTTAGGTCTATAATAACCGAACCAGCCATCATGACCGAATAGTGCTCCTCCTAATCTGTCATAAATTGCTGTTCTGGTACAATTAGTTTCTGAATCTCCACCATTCTTTACTTGTTTTCTTTCCCCAACAGCTCCTGATTTTCCTATCGCCTCCATTATAGTAACCGTGTCATTAGATTCATCATACTCATAAACAACTCCTGTATGACCTCCCCAACTTCCGTTTTTTGTACGTCCCCAAGCGAAAACATCTCCTTTTTGAGGTTTAAATGTGGATAACTTACTTCCTTCAACCAAATCAATATTTTCATTATCAATGATTTTTCGAAAACTATTTTCATTATTCATATTCGCAGTTGTCATATAAATTATTTTTTTTGTTATCCCAAGCTTATGAAGATATCTGCTAACAAACTCAGAACAATCCATTTTTGCTAATCCAGCTTCAGTATCTGCTGTTCGATTTTTATTAGTTTCCTGCAAATATGCTCGATGACTATCGGCAATTATTTTCATTTCTTCCAAAACACCAGAAGTAGGAATATCGTCTATCTTTTTTTCATCAAGTACCCCACAAGTAAATTCTGAGGATTTATTCTCTTTTTTGCTTCCTTCTTTTAATGATTCATACGCTCTGTGAGCCAACTCTTTTTTAGTTATACCGTTTTCTTTATCAGTATCGATTGATTCGTTTGCTTTATAGTAAGTTGTTCCCTCTTTATAGAGTGTTGTAGAATCATTACTTCCATTCATTTTTGAAGGTGAAAATACAAGTAAATATAAATCTGCTAACGTTAATTTGCTTTTTATCTTATTTGCATCAATCCAATATTCGATATATTTTTCGACATAATCTAATTGCTCTAATTGGCTCATTAAAGCTAATTTTCTTTTTGTCAGTGAATAATTGTAGTAATTATTTAATTCATCTATTGCTACTGGGGTAAATTGAATTAAACCAACTGCACCTGAAAAATTTTCAGGTAAATCCTTTATCTCTTTTTCATTTAATCCTCTATTATCTTTTTTGGGTTTGCCATTAGCTCTAAATTTACCAGTTGGCATTAATTTTACTAAAGATGTAGAAAATGTTTTGTATGTTTCTACCCACATTACGGCCATTAAATGATTAGGGTCAAAATTTTGTCTTTTACTTATCTCAACAACTTTTTTCTTGAAATCGCAAGTCAAATTCGGGTGACCTCCCCATACCAAATCAAAATCTTTGCATGTACATGTTGTCGCTTTTTTCTTCTTTTCATCCTCTGCATCCGGTACAAAAATCTTCATTACACTATTTGTAAACTCCATTGGATCAGGTAAAAATATGGGTTTTATTTTGAAAGCTTCTTCAACCCAATCGTATTTTTTACCAGTTGACGGTGGTTGTATTCCTTTTTTGTCTTTTTTGGATTTGTCTTTTGTTTCGGCTGGAATTGTTTTTTTGGCGGGCTGTTTGGGTTCCGGTCGGTAATCAGAATTGTTTACATTTAAATTATTACTGCTAACTTTTTCTTCTAGAAATATTTCGGCGGTTGCATAATACTCATGGGTTTGCCCTTCATTGGCATTTCTTGCATTGGCTATTTTTTTGAAATCGGGTGTTAATTTAAAATCAATATCGGCAATTCCATTTTTTACGGTACCAGAAAGTGTTTGCGCTTTGTTTTTTTCATTTAGCTTATCATGTCCACCTCCGTCTGCATCATCTTCCCAAAGTGTAACATATACTCTCTGCCAATCCATGTGCAGGCAATGAACCCTTGCTTTAATGGTTTGCCCGTAAGCTAATGGTTTCGTTGGTTTTTTACCGTTTATATCAAGTAATTCAATACTTTGAATTTTTGGAATTTCAGCCGGATGAGTTTTTATATCCAGGTAGGCGATCTGTTCACCACGTTTCGCTACAATGCGAATCCCTTTTCGGGTTAGGCTTCTTTGTAAAAAAGTAAATGATACGGTGTTTCCTGTTTTTTCATTTCCTTTTGCTTTTCTCCATTTACCAAGTTCCAAAACATAAACTTCCCATGTAACAGGATATTCAAAATGGTTAAGAGTATTTGAAGGAATCTGGTCTGAAAAAAGTCCTATTTTAGGAAGTAGGGTATTGACTGAGTAAAACTCTTCCTTGCCCACTTCTGGGGCAGGATTTCCGGTTATTTTAAAATCTGACATTTATATCGTATTTGGGGTAATAATTTAGAATAAGATTTTTCTTTAATTATTTGACGAATATAAATATTAAATTCATTAAAACAACAATAATGGAAAATAAATTTCTTACAAATATGAGTTTCTAGCCCAGATGGAAGCGGCATCTCCCGATTAGAAAAACAAGGCTTTTTAGCCCTAGTTTTTGTTATCGGGAATATAGCGGACAGCTGGAAATAGCTCCTGAAAATCCTTAAAATAAAATAGCTCTATTAATGCGAAAACCCAAACGAAATACTGAGAATAATGATTCCGATTACGATGGTGGTAATGGCCACATAGAGGTAGTCTTTTTCGAGGAGAAAAGAAAATAAGGACAGTAATACCCGAAATACAGGCGTGAGGAACAAAAGTATGATTCCGGAGAAGATGATCGCGTCGCCTTTTCCCTGAATTACACCCTGGTAAATGGTTGCGATTACTTCAAAAATGTTTTTATCATTTTCTATAAATACCGAGTAGTCTTCGATTTCCTGACCGTGGTGCAACAGATAAACGATGCCTCCAATGGCGGCTACAGACAATGCTGTCCAAACGCCGTAGCGCAATAAATTGCCTATAATGTTCTGAAAATCTTTTTCCTGAGATATATTTGGTGTCATGTTTTTAGATTTTTCCGTTAATGCCATTGTAAATCATGTTTATTGCCAGTACAAAAATGAGACAGGCAAAGAAGATACGCAGTTTCTTAGGGTTGGTTCTCACCAGAATTTTGGCTCCTGCCATGGCTCCGAATAAAACGCCAATTACAACTGGCATACAGATTCCGGGTTCGATATAGCCTTTCTGAATATAAATTACGGAACTTGCCATTGCGGTAACGCCCATCATAAAATTACTGGTGGTGGTAGAAACCTTAAAGGGAATCCGCATGATATTGTCCATAGCAATTACTTTGAAAGCTCCGGAACCGATCCCTAATAATCCGGACATCATTCCGGCGATGCCCATCATGCTGAATCCGCCAATTACATTTTTTGTTCCGTATGCAATTACTTCTCCGTCATGAGTAGGGTAGCTGCCGTTTAGATGTAGTTTTTTTGCCAGCGGACTGGATTCTAAAACAATATGTTCTTCTTTTTTCGGAGTGAATTAACAGCCGAGAAAATAAGCGTGAGTCCGAATAAAACGGCTATAAAAGACGTCGGTGCGATTGTGGAAAGCAGTGCCCCGCCAACGGCTCCGAGTGTGGTGGCGATTTCGAGGAATATACCGAGACGCATATTGGTAATTCCTTCTTTGACATAAGCCGCCGCAGAACCTGATGAAGTCGCAATTACAGAAACCAATGCTGCCCCGATTGCATAATGAATATCAACTCCGAGAAGAACTGTGAGTAGTGGTATGATGATAATTCCGCCGCCTAATCCGGACAAGGAGCCTATGAAACCGGCTAAAAAAGCTCCTAAAAGCATAATCAGCGTAAATGTTAATATTGTCATGGGTATGTTTTTTCTGGCTGCTAATTTACGAATACATATTGGCTATTAAAGCTTAAAAAGTACTTAAAAATTATTATTCCAAGATGAGTTTCTTATGAAAACGAACATTTTAGCCCAGATGAAAGCGGCATCCTTTTGTGGCGGTGTTCGCAACAAAAGATATAGCGGACAGCTGGAATTGGCTCCATAAAATAATAATTGCAAATTCAGGGATTAAATAATAAGTATAAAAAACACACTTATAAAAACGGCTGAAATCCAAAATACAGTACAAGTTCGCAGTATTCTGGCGTAAACATTGAAAAATCAGTGGCTAATTTTCTTAATTTAGAATAAAAACAAAGGAAATAAGAGTATTTTTGTTACCGAAAAATCATATCAGTTTTAGGTTATAAATTCAATCAGAATGTCAATAATTAAGGAGTTAGAACAACTGTCTGCATCATTAGAAGGAATACTTTTATACGATGATCTTCATAAAACGCTTTATTCAACCGATGCGTCGGTGTACCGGATTAAACCCAATGCGGTGGCTATACCCAAAACGACCGCTGATATTGCCAAACTAATAAAGTTTGCAGCGAATCATAACATGTCGATTACACCAAGAACTGCGGGAACCTCACTGGCAGGACAGGCAGTAGGAGACGGATTGGTAATTGATGTTTCGAAGCATTTTACTAAAATTATTTCGTTTGATGCCGAAAAGAAAACGGTTACGGTTCAGCCCGGTGTCATTCGCGATGAACTGAATTTATTCCTAAAACCTCACGGTGTATTTTTCGCTCCAATCACATCAACCTCAAACCGCGCCATGATTGGCGGAATGGTCGGAAATAACTCTTCGGGAACAACCTCGATTCGGTATGGTGTTACGAGAGATAAAATTGCTGAAGTTAAAGCAATTTTGAGCGACGGTTCTGAAGTGGTTTTTACAGATCTGACTTCGGCTGAATTTATCGAAAAAACAAAAGGCGATACTTTAGAAAATAAAATATACAAAAGTGTTTACGACGAACTTTCAGTAAAAGAAAATCAGGAAGAAATTAAAAAGGAGTTTCCGAAACCTGAAATTCACAGGAGAAACACCGGTTATGCGGTTGATATTCTGCTAAAATCAGAATTGTTTGGCGGAACAGAACCGACAATCAATTTAGGAAAACTGCTTTGCGGAAGCGAAGGAACTTTGGCTTTTACAACAGAAGTGACACTGAAAGTGGATGATCTTCCGCCTGCGCACAGTATTATGGTGGTTGGACATTATCATACGATTCAGGAATCTTTAGAGTCGGTTGTGGTCGCAATGAAGCATCATTTGTACACCTGCGAAATGATTGACGATACGATTTTAGATTGTACCAAAACGAATCGGGAACACGTAAAAAACAGGTTTTTTTGCAGGGTGAACCAAAAGCGATTATGATGTTTGAAGTCGCGGGTCATACTTTGGAAGAAGCCGAAAAGCAAGCCGATGCTTTAATTGCCGATCTAGAAAAAAACAATTTTGGTTATGCCAATGTAAAGATTTACGGAGCTGATATTGACAAAGCCAACGAACTGAGAAAAGCCGGACTTGGTCTTTTAGGAAGTATTGTAGGCGACAATAAAGCGGCGGATTCAATTGAGGATACAGCGGTTGAATTGA encodes:
- a CDS encoding glycoside hydrolase family 10 protein; amino-acid sequence: MHKNQHLIYSIIFLFFFGWNISSQEKHKHPKNEFRGVWIATVVNIDWPKTAIDNVEKEKADYIGILEAYKKLNYNAVIVQIRSVGDAFYPSELAPWSRFLTGKEGQAPSPYYDALAWMIEQAHERGFEFHAWMNPYRATFDLNKQQLSPNHDIFKHPEWMIEYGGKLYYDPALPEVQSHLTKVVKEVVDKYDIDAIHFDDYFYPYAVPGKVFNDTASFKKYGSGLSLADWRRANVSNFVHTISTTIKASKPWVQFGISPFGVWRNKSVDPKGSETQSTSNYDDLYADPVLWMDQKWIDYILPQLYWSMNNRVANYSKLVKWWSENSNNTAIYIGHASYKIRGDSDKSWNFMSEIPNQIDYLRSFKNVSGSAYFSAKWFMDKNFDIVRHLEENQYLYPALPPAVPNLKRVIIDTPVVNEYTKDSLRYTFSIKSPLNTKVRYLVIYGADHISKIDINDPRQIIDKVRVYENEGGILLSVASQKINQYKACAVTFIDYFANESTPTIIDLKKTFKNYIPAQPNENR
- a CDS encoding anhydro-N-acetylmuramic acid kinase, which codes for MNKNITALYNIAQKQTRKIIGLMSGTSLDGLDIALCAISGAGENTAVKILEFETINYSEDIKTEIRKVFAQKTIDFQHLALLNEWIGILHASMINESLAKWNIQASEVELIASHGQTVLHAPKFLHQQEKFPNATLQIGDGDHIAVKTGIITLSDFRQKHVAAGGEGAPLAVYGDYLLFSKKGENRIMLNMGGIANFTYLPASLNAEEVFVTDTGTANTLIDIFTKQFFPEKSYDKDAEIAQRGIVNQILLSELKNDAFFTKSFPKTIGQELFNKSFVDLALSKTKLENISAPDLLATLTRLSAETIAEAIQFVVKNSGTPIEEFKVYMSGGGTNNPLLVKWLKELLPFEFQKSDDLGILSDAKEAVLFAVLANETVAGGHYNFGTNKGIPSVTMGKISFPD
- a CDS encoding AAA family ATPase, which gives rise to MIIDFLKGSALVAFVVGFWDKIKTVIWIIISTFIQKIEIKSEDTHDAIVAYLITNYKKISSYDRVYGSQYESYRNGKYGLVPYEKYGVKSIIFLTEKKFLKLFRLPFYFTHTNPHTEIGNDNNPHSISETDKTYSYIFCLRFTVNFDEIVTKSIIGRNNVSWNIDEKEENSNRFNIYYFPEREYGGSERHGHNSGYAWYKQNQYRILGVTQDELGRERKSNGKALENLFFPKKIKNLIDIIGLWVKSQNWYKEKGIPWKRGWLLYGPPGTGKTALARAFAEDLDMPIYFFSIGQLSNNEFVKSWQSMQLNVPCIALIEDIDNVFDKRKNIAQNSMVLSGLLQNSDDGANTENQSMKMPLTFDTLLNCIDGVDKSEGVFTIITTNDITKIDSAIGVPQTLDDGTLNFVSTRPGRIDKAIELTYMERENKIEMANKILGDFNDELEKVLEYIRTETQETPAQFQEYCSQIALQEYWKINQ
- a CDS encoding CHAP domain-containing protein: MSDFKITGNPAPEVGKEEFYSVNTLLPKIGLFSDQIPSNTLNHFEYPVTWEVYVLELGKWRKAKGNEKTGNTVSFTFLQRSLTRKGIRIVAKRGEQIAYLDIKTHPAEIPKIQSIELLDINGKKPTKPLAYGQTIKARVHCLHMDWQRVYVTLWEDDADGGGHDKLNEKNKAQTLSGTVKNGIADIDFKLTPDFKKIANARNANEGQTHEYYATAEIFLEEKVSSNNLNVNNSDYRPEPKQPAKKTIPAETKDKSKKDKKGIQPPSTGKKYDWVEEAFKIKPIFLPDPMEFTNSVMKIFVPDAEDEKKKKATTCTCKDFDLVWGGHPNLTCDFKKKVVEISKRQNFDPNHLMAVMWVETYKTFSTSLVKLMPTGKFRANGKPKKDNRGLNEKEIKDLPENFSGAVGLIQFTPVAIDELNNYYNYSLTKRKLALMSQLEQLDYVEKYIEYWIDANKIKSKLTLADLYLLVFSPSKMNGSNDSTTLYKEGTTYYKANESIDTDKENGITKKELAHRAYESLKEGSKKENKSSEFTCGVLDEKKIDDIPTSGVLEEMKIIADSHRAYLQETNKNRTADTEAGLAKMDCSEFVSRYLHKLGITKKIIYMTTANMNNENSFRKIIDNENIDLVEGSKLSTFKPQKGDVFAWGRTKNGSWGGHTGVVYEYDESNDTVTIMEAIGKSGAVGERKQVKNGGDSETNCTRTAIYDRLGGALFGHDGWFGYYRPKNYTKKL
- a CDS encoding DUF1634 domain-containing protein, which translates into the protein MALTEKSKNMTPNISQEKDFQNIIGNLLRYGVWTALSVAAIGGIVYLLHHGQEIEDYSVFIENDKNIFEVIATIYQGVIQGKGDAIIFSGIILLFLTPVFRVLLSLFSFLLEKDYLYVAITTIVIGIIILSISFGFSH